The Verrucomicrobium spinosum DSM 4136 = JCM 18804 DNA segment CCCGCTTTTTCTGGTAAGGCTTGAGTCCGAAATGGTACCACAAGGGCACTAGGCATATCCCAGCAACCAGGAGTAGAACCAGATGCCGTCCCGGGATGCTGGCCACGAGCAGCATCAGGATAAGCACAAGACCAATAATCAAAGCCGCCCCCACATCGGGTTGCTTCAGAAAGATCAGAATCGGAATGACTGCGATGCCAATCGCCGTGACGAGCCTCAGCGCGTGATGCCTGAGCAGACGGGCGGAATGATGCAAATAGCCTAGCACAACGGCCAAGCCAACGACGGTCGAGACCATCGCGACAGGGGAAGGAGGAATCAAATAAAGCGGCCATAGATCGATTGGCCTTGAGGAGCCATGTCTGCCGTGGACCAATTGGGGAAGGATCAACCAGATGACGCCACCCACGTACATCACCCATCCTCCCCATCGGACCCACTTGTAGTCGATGAAGGCTGCAATAAAAAAGACGATCATCCCCACCACCGCCCACTGTAATTGAGTGCGCCACATGCCTGACAAATGGAGACCCTCTCTGAACGAGGACGCATTATAAATCGCCCACACGCCCCATGTGACCAAGGCGAACAGGATGATGACCAGCAGCCAATGGAGACGGCAGAACTTGCGAAGGAGGGTACGCATGACGAACTCAGGACTGCGAATGATGATCCCACGCACCCCTGGACCAACTCAGACTCAAGCGCCTCGCGAACGCTCAATGCCAATTCACATCAGTCGAAAATGTCATGAGCGAGCCGCCCCCGCGAACCACATCGCCCCTCCCCGTCTTAAACGATCTTCTTTCAGTTTAAGTTTTCTGTCTTGCGTCTTGAAGTCTTCTGTCTCCCGGCGAAGCCGGGTCAGGGTCAAAACTCATCCATTTCACCCTCGTCATCGCGCCGCCCCTTCTTCTTGACCGGGGAAATGTTGCGGTGGATCCAGACACTCTGAACCATGCCCATGAGGAACATGCATACGATCAGGAAGGTACCGCCATAGCTGGTGAAGGGCAGGGGCAGACCGGTGATAGGCATCATGAGGATGTTCATCCCCATGTTCTGCATGGAGTGGGCAAAAAGCATGCCCACGATCCCGACCACAATGAGCCTGCCTAAATTGTCCCGGGCGTAGAAGGACACAAAGATGCACTGTAACAACAACAGAGCCATGACCACAATCTGCAAGAGCCCCCCTCGAAACCCAAACTCCTCCACAATCACGGAATAAATGAAGTCGTTGATGGCTTCCGTAGGCGTGAAGAACGTGCGATGCACCGAGCGCCCGTCCACTTTGCTGGAGAGAGGCCCCTTCCCTTCGAAGCCCGCCGAGCCCACGGCTATCTTCACCTTGTCTGCCATGTAGGCATCCCCCAGCGTGTCCACCTTCTTGTTGGTGAGCATGTTGACGAACACCTCAACGCGCTTCTTCTGGTAGGGCTTGAGGCCAAAGAAATAGGCAACAGGAAGGATGCACATCACCCCCAAAAACAGGGTGATGAGGTATCGGAAAGGAATGCTGCCCACCAGCAGCATGGCCACTACCACCGGGCCGTAAACAGCAGCAGAGCCGAGGTCAGGCTCCTTTAGCACCATGAGCATGGGCACTCCTGCCAGGATGCCCGACACCCCGAGACGAAGCCAATGATGCCTGAAGACCGGCGCGATCCGGTGCAGATCCCCCAAGACGACGGCGATCGAAACGATGGTCGCCACAATGGCCAACTGGGACGGCTGAACGTCCACAGGGCCCAGGTGAATCTTACTATGGGCACCTTTTTCGCCGAACCCGATGAACTTCACCAAGATCAACCCTGCGATGCCAGCAAGGTACATGATCCACCCGCCCCATCGTACCCACTTATAATCGACCAACGCGGCCGCGCCGAATACTCCCAGGCCCAACACCGCCCACTGCACCTGGCTGCGCCAGACCGTGGAGAGATTCATCCCTTCCCGGAAGGAGGAAGCATTGTAGATCGCCCAAACACCCCACACGATCAATGCGATCATGTTGAGCGCCAGGATCCAGTTAAGACCAAGAAATTTGCGA contains these protein-coding regions:
- a CDS encoding FtsW/RodA/SpoVE family cell cycle protein; amino-acid sequence: MRTLLRKFCRLHWLLVIILFALVTWGVWAIYNASSFREGLHLSGMWRTQLQWAVVGMIVFFIAAFIDYKWVRWGGWVMYVGGVIWLILPQLVHGRHGSSRPIDLWPLYLIPPSPVAMVSTVVGLAVVLGYLHHSARLLRHHALRLVTAIGIAVIPILIFLKQPDVGAALIIGLVLILMLLVASIPGRHLVLLLVAGICLVPLWYHFGLKPYQKKRVDVMVQMMTSPSMEVRGEAYMSDKVKVAVGSAGFAGKGPLSSKVDGRSVHRTFFTPTEAINDFIFAVIVEEFGLLGGLLQMALFLLLFLLCIHVAYTARDELGRMLVVGVVAVLFVCALRHMAMNICMFPTTGQSLPFTSCGGIYLLVCMFMMGLVQSVWIHRHDVAPVPPPLPSPEAAAENCAPSVTDAEGAARPPECQFTFG
- a CDS encoding FtsW/RodA/SpoVE family cell cycle protein, with the protein product MTPLFRKFLGLNWILALNMIALIVWGVWAIYNASSFREGMNLSTVWRSQVQWAVLGLGVFGAAALVDYKWVRWGGWIMYLAGIAGLILVKFIGFGEKGAHSKIHLGPVDVQPSQLAIVATIVSIAVVLGDLHRIAPVFRHHWLRLGVSGILAGVPMLMVLKEPDLGSAAVYGPVVVAMLLVGSIPFRYLITLFLGVMCILPVAYFFGLKPYQKKRVEVFVNMLTNKKVDTLGDAYMADKVKIAVGSAGFEGKGPLSSKVDGRSVHRTFFTPTEAINDFIYSVIVEEFGFRGGLLQIVVMALLLLQCIFVSFYARDNLGRLIVVGIVGMLFAHSMQNMGMNILMMPITGLPLPFTSYGGTFLIVCMFLMGMVQSVWIHRNISPVKKKGRRDDEGEMDEF